The Pan troglodytes isolate AG18354 chromosome 8, NHGRI_mPanTro3-v2.0_pri, whole genome shotgun sequence genome window below encodes:
- the ARMS2 gene encoding age-related maculopathy susceptibility protein 2 — protein sequence MLRLHPGPMVTEAEGKGGPEMASLSSSVVPVSFISTLRESVLDPGVGGEGASDKQRSKLSLSHSVIPAAKIHTELCLPAFFSPAGTQRRFQQPQHHLTLSIIHTAAR from the exons ATGCTGCGCCTACACCCAGGACCGATGGTAACTGAGGCGGAGGGGAAAGGAGGGCCTGAGATGGCAAGTCTGTCCTCCTCGGTGGTTCCtgtgtccttcatttccactCTGCGAGAGTCTGTGCTGGACCCTGGAGTTGGTGGAGAAGGAGCCAGTGACAAGCAGAGGAGCAAACTGTCTTTATCACACTCCGTGATCCCAGCTGCTAAAATCCACACTGAGCTCTGCTTACCAGCCTTCTTCTCTCCTGCTGGAACCCAGAGGAGGTTCCAGCAGCCTCAGCACCACCTGACACTG tctatcaTCCACACTGCAGCAAGGTGA